The Deltaproteobacteria bacterium DNA segment TTGAAGAATGGAGTGTGCCCCCTTCGTCGGACAGTTTAGGCTACGAAGTGTACAATTACAGCTCAAGCTCAAGAACCTCGGAGTAAGCAACTTTCATCGCTTTTCTGCCGATAATATAAATGATGCCGCTTGCTCCTCTTTACCCATTCTGTTATCCTGATGGTGTTAAATTCAAGTAAATTCAATATGTTATGAAAATCAAATTCGGCAACATCAACGAACTCGTCGGCCGATACAGCGACATGATCATCGCCGCCCTTGTGGTGTGCGTGTTGGCGATGATTATCATCCCCATTCCTCCGTGGCTCATCGACATCTGCCTCACCATCAGTTTGAGCCTTGGGGTGATTATTCTCCTGGTTTCGCTTTATATCTCGGACGCACTGAAACTTGCTTCATTTCCGACAATTCTCCTTATTTCCACCCTCTACCGGTTGGCGTTGAACATTTCCTCCACCCGTCTGATCCTTTCCGAGGGATACGCCGGCGAGGTGATCAACGCCTTCGGCAACTTTGTGGCGCGGGGGAACTTTATCGTCGGCGGCGTGTTGTTTCTCATCATCACCATCGTCAACTTTATCGTCGTGGCCAAAGGGGCCGAGCGGGTCTCCGAAGTGGCCGCCCGGTTTACATTGGACGCGATGCCCGGAAAACAGATGAGTATCGACGCCGATCTGCGGGCCGGCACCGTCACCATGGAGCAGGCGCAGGAACGCAGACGGACTCTCCAGCGCGAAGCGCAGATGTACGGGGCGATGGACGGCGCCATGAAATTCGTGAAGGGGGACGCCATCGCCGGCATTATCATCACGGTTATCAACATCATCGGCGGATTGATCATTGGCGTGGTTCAGCGCGATATGACCTTCTCCGAGTCGGGAAGGCTTTATTCCATTCTCACCATCGGCGACGGGCTGGTCGCCATGCTCCCCGCATTTATCGTTTCGATGTCGGCGGGCATTGTGGTGACGCGCGTCTCCTCCGACACCAAAGAGGCCAATCTCGGACGCGACATCATCACGCAGGTGACCGCCTACCCGCGTGTTTTCGCGCTTGCCTCGTTTCTTCTTTTGGGCCTGGCCATTGTTCCCGGTCTTCCCAAGATGCCCTTCATCGTTCTTGGCGCCCTGATGGGGGGGTATGCCTTCTACAGCGCCCGCAAGCGGGAAAAAAAGGTGGAACAGATCGTCCAGCAACCCAAGGAGGAAAAGGTCAAAAAGGCGCTGGAAAAGCATGGCGACCAGCTCCCGTTCATCATGCCCTCCCCCATTTCGCTGGAGGTGGGGAGTTCGATCATTCCCTTCGTGGATGACTCGAAAGACGGCGGCCGGTTCATCAATGAGCTCATTCCGCTTTTGCGCCACGGCCTCTACTACGAGCTTGGCGTGAACTTTCCCGGCATTCAGGTGCGGGGCCAGACGGTGGACATGGAGGCGGAGGCGTATGTCATCAATATTAATGAAGTGCCGGTGGCGCGAGGGAAGATCATGCAGGGGTGCATTCTGGTCGGCGAGCCGATGGAGCAGTTGCAACTCTTCAACATCACCGGAAAGGAGACGATCCACCCGATTGACGGTTCGGTGGTCACCTGGGTCTCGGAAAAATTCAGGGAGGTGGCGGTGCAGGCCGGTTTCAGGATGTGGGATGTGGCGGAATATCTGATTTTGCATCTCTCGCATGTGCTTCGCAAGCATGCCCACGAATTTTTGGGCCTGCAGGAGATCCAGAATCTGTTAAACGAGTTGGAAAAATCGCATCCGGCGCTCGTCAAGGAACTGGTTCCCAAGGTGATTACGGTTCTTCAGCTCTCCGAAATTTTTCAGCGTCTGGTTCAGGAGGAGGTGGCCATCCGCGACTTAAAGAGCATTTTTTCCACGCTGGCGCAGTGGGCCGAGATCGAGCGGAATACCCTCATGTTGACCGAACACATCCGCGCCGGCCTCAAGCGCTACATCACGCACAAATACGCCGGGCATGGAAACAGCCTCGCCGTTTATCTGCTCGACCCGCAGATTGAAGACATGGTGCGGGAGGCCATAAGGACGACCGAAAAGGGGAATTATCTGGCGTTGGAGCCGGACGTGACCCAGTCGCTCATTGAAGCGGTCGGGAAAGAAATTGCCTCGCATCCCTTTCCGCCCGGGGCGCGGCCGCCGGTGATTCTCACCACGGCCGAAATCCGGCGTTATTTCCGAAAGATCATCGAACTCGAATTTCCCCAGCTATCCGTTCTTTCGTATCAGGAGCTCTCCGAAAATTTGCGCATCCAGCCGATCGCCCGCGTGGCCATGCCCCAGCTTTCCGCCGGAAAGGCGGCGTAAAGGCGATTTCAGGTTGCCTCCTTGACAATGTATTTCAATCCACGTATTTTGTAATACATGAATCAAAATAATCCGATCACAATCAGGATGACCCCCAGGGAGGTTCGCCTGTTGAAGAAGGTCACGAAGGCAAAAACCACCGCCGAGGCTGTCAGAAGGCTTCTGGATCAGGAAGTGGAACGGCAGAATCAGATCGATCTGGGAAAGAAAATCCACGGGAAGATGAAGCTTTCCGATTTTGATGCTCGCCTTATTTGACACCAATATTTATATCGGCGACCTTGCCGACGCAATCCCCGGGGAGCAGACACAGGCCTGGAGGGCCCAATATATCCTCCGGCTGTCCCCTGTGGTTTTCCATG contains these protein-coding regions:
- the sctV gene encoding type III secretion system export apparatus subunit SctV, with the protein product MKIKFGNINELVGRYSDMIIAALVVCVLAMIIIPIPPWLIDICLTISLSLGVIILLVSLYISDALKLASFPTILLISTLYRLALNISSTRLILSEGYAGEVINAFGNFVARGNFIVGGVLFLIITIVNFIVVAKGAERVSEVAARFTLDAMPGKQMSIDADLRAGTVTMEQAQERRRTLQREAQMYGAMDGAMKFVKGDAIAGIIITVINIIGGLIIGVVQRDMTFSESGRLYSILTIGDGLVAMLPAFIVSMSAGIVVTRVSSDTKEANLGRDIITQVTAYPRVFALASFLLLGLAIVPGLPKMPFIVLGALMGGYAFYSARKREKKVEQIVQQPKEEKVKKALEKHGDQLPFIMPSPISLEVGSSIIPFVDDSKDGGRFINELIPLLRHGLYYELGVNFPGIQVRGQTVDMEAEAYVININEVPVARGKIMQGCILVGEPMEQLQLFNITGKETIHPIDGSVVTWVSEKFREVAVQAGFRMWDVAEYLILHLSHVLRKHAHEFLGLQEIQNLLNELEKSHPALVKELVPKVITVLQLSEIFQRLVQEEVAIRDLKSIFSTLAQWAEIERNTLMLTEHIRAGLKRYITHKYAGHGNSLAVYLLDPQIEDMVREAIRTTEKGNYLALEPDVTQSLIEAVGKEIASHPFPPGARPPVILTTAEIRRYFRKIIELEFPQLSVLSYQELSENLRIQPIARVAMPQLSAGKAA